In Bradyrhizobium guangxiense, one DNA window encodes the following:
- a CDS encoding 4Fe-4S binding protein produces MPFKIVSSQCTGCSACELECPNAAIFERDGSFVIDSKKCTECIGHFDEPQCVAVCPVDRTCVIDTSLPRYQAPARGETA; encoded by the coding sequence ATGCCATTCAAGATCGTTTCTTCGCAATGTACGGGCTGCTCCGCCTGCGAGCTGGAATGTCCGAATGCAGCAATCTTTGAGAGGGATGGCTCTTTCGTAATCGATTCAAAGAAGTGCACTGAGTGCATCGGGCACTTCGACGAGCCGCAATGTGTGGCCGTTTGTCCTGTGGACAGAACCTGCGTCATCGATACCTCGCTACCGCGCTACCAAGCGCCTGCTAGAGGGGAAACAGCATGA